A window of the Diabrotica undecimpunctata isolate CICGRU chromosome 1, icDiaUnde3, whole genome shotgun sequence genome harbors these coding sequences:
- the LOC140432603 gene encoding tRNA pseudouridine(38/39) synthase isoform X2, producing the protein MDPKVKKKQNKTDVIENLEDYSKEELIQKIKTLSAHNVQLKNLLSKGTASEEKPVKSSKSFDFSRYQFQHIALHFLYLGWDYKGFVVQEDTTNTVEYHLFQALQKTKLIPDRASSNYHRCGRTDKGKMRLATEKLIGAHDFRNFCKMDVGNGVIEFIRKIDEINIESISQNEGDYDMYVIIIKGKAFLWHQIRCIMGVLFLIGQENEVPEVIDELLNVTKNPRKPAYSMASEIPLNLYYCQYDDLNWNYDQEALTQVIEKLNKQWSFQAVKSELIKGMVTSLVSLKRKNEEGDSTYKCLSENLIQGIRCKKYQPLLERQSCHSLEHKIEHFTKRRKLKVENKE; encoded by the exons atggacccaaaagtaaagaaaaaacaaaataaaactgatGTAATAGAAAATTTAGAAGATTATTCCAAAGAG gaactaattcaaaaaataaaaacattgtcagCTCATAATGTCCAATTAAAAAACTTGCTTTCAAAAGGTACAGCATCAGAGGAGAAGCCTGTAAAATCGTCCAAGTCATTTGATTTTTCCAG GTATCAATTTCAACACATAGCCTTACACTTTTTATATTTGGGCTGGGATTACAAAGGTTTTGTTGTGCAAGAAGATACTACAAATACAGTGGAATATCATCTATTCCAGGCtctacaaaaaacaaaacttatTCCAGATAGGGCATCTTCCAATTACCACAGATGTGGTAGGACAGATAAAGGG AAAATGAGACTAGCAACAGAAAAATTAATTGGGGCACACGATTTCAGAAATTTCTGTAAAATGGATGTAGGTAATGGTGTCATAGAGtttattagaaaaattgatgAAATTAATATTGAATCAATTAGTCAAAATGAGGGAG attacgatatgtatgtaattattataaaaggaaaaGCATTTCTGTGGCATCAGATTCGATGTATCATGGGCGTATTGTTTTTAATTGGACAAGAAAATGAAGTACCTGAGGTCATTGATGAATTGCTGAATGTTACAAAAAATCCCAG AAAACCAGCATACTCTATGGCTAGTGAAATTCCCTTAAATTTATATTACTGCCAATATGATGATTTAAACTGGAATTACGATCAAGAAGCGCTGACTCAAGTgatagaaaaattaaacaaacagtGGTCCTTTCAGGCTGTAAA gAGTGAACTCATAAAAGGAATGGTGACTTCATTGGTTAGTCTAAAAAGAAAGAACGAGGAAGGAGATTCAACGTACAAATGTCTCAGCGAAAATTTGATCCAGGGTATACGTTGTAAAAAGTATCAACCTTTACTAGAACGACAATCATGTCATAGTTTAGAACATAAAATTGAACATTTTACAAAAAGGCGAAAATTGAAAGTAGAAAATAAGGAATAA
- the LOC140432603 gene encoding tRNA pseudouridine(38/39) synthase isoform X1 codes for MDPKVKKKQNKTDVIENLEDYSKEELIQKIKTLSAHNVQLKNLLSKGTASEEKPVKSSKSFDFSRYQFQHIALHFLYLGWDYKGFVVQEDTTNTVEYHLFQALQKTKLIPDRASSNYHRCGRTDKGVSSFGQVISLDVRTNVLKANPSKPSVPLNYCKILNRELPNDIQCVGWSAVDESFSARFDCKSRTYRYYFPRGQLNLEKMRLATEKLIGAHDFRNFCKMDVGNGVIEFIRKIDEINIESISQNEGDYDMYVIIIKGKAFLWHQIRCIMGVLFLIGQENEVPEVIDELLNVTKNPRKPAYSMASEIPLNLYYCQYDDLNWNYDQEALTQVIEKLNKQWSFQAVKSELIKGMVTSLVSLKRKNEEGDSTYKCLSENLIQGIRCKKYQPLLERQSCHSLEHKIEHFTKRRKLKVENKE; via the exons atggacccaaaagtaaagaaaaaacaaaataaaactgatGTAATAGAAAATTTAGAAGATTATTCCAAAGAG gaactaattcaaaaaataaaaacattgtcagCTCATAATGTCCAATTAAAAAACTTGCTTTCAAAAGGTACAGCATCAGAGGAGAAGCCTGTAAAATCGTCCAAGTCATTTGATTTTTCCAG GTATCAATTTCAACACATAGCCTTACACTTTTTATATTTGGGCTGGGATTACAAAGGTTTTGTTGTGCAAGAAGATACTACAAATACAGTGGAATATCATCTATTCCAGGCtctacaaaaaacaaaacttatTCCAGATAGGGCATCTTCCAATTACCACAGATGTGGTAGGACAGATAAAGGGGTTAGTTCATTCGGACAAGTTATTTCTTTAGATGTAAGAACCAATGTGTTGAAAGCTAATCCATCTAAGCCAAGTGTTCCATTAAActattgtaaaatattaaacAGAGAATTGCCGAATGATATACAATGTGTTGGTTGGAGTGCTGTAGATGAGAGTTTTAGTGCAAGATTTGATTGTAAGTCCAGGACCTATAGGTATTATTTTCCCAGAGGACAATTAAATTTAGAG AAAATGAGACTAGCAACAGAAAAATTAATTGGGGCACACGATTTCAGAAATTTCTGTAAAATGGATGTAGGTAATGGTGTCATAGAGtttattagaaaaattgatgAAATTAATATTGAATCAATTAGTCAAAATGAGGGAG attacgatatgtatgtaattattataaaaggaaaaGCATTTCTGTGGCATCAGATTCGATGTATCATGGGCGTATTGTTTTTAATTGGACAAGAAAATGAAGTACCTGAGGTCATTGATGAATTGCTGAATGTTACAAAAAATCCCAG AAAACCAGCATACTCTATGGCTAGTGAAATTCCCTTAAATTTATATTACTGCCAATATGATGATTTAAACTGGAATTACGATCAAGAAGCGCTGACTCAAGTgatagaaaaattaaacaaacagtGGTCCTTTCAGGCTGTAAA gAGTGAACTCATAAAAGGAATGGTGACTTCATTGGTTAGTCTAAAAAGAAAGAACGAGGAAGGAGATTCAACGTACAAATGTCTCAGCGAAAATTTGATCCAGGGTATACGTTGTAAAAAGTATCAACCTTTACTAGAACGACAATCATGTCATAGTTTAGAACATAAAATTGAACATTTTACAAAAAGGCGAAAATTGAAAGTAGAAAATAAGGAATAA
- the LOC140432604 gene encoding leukocyte receptor cluster member 8 homolog, whose product MNDTEVASIPPPPGTIDNPPLPPEPPSSPPPPPPATEHPQTANLFLQNQNWANYNNYVSYYQQYAQYYPYLFMSSPYPAYHNQFNKKDDSVQPPLPPGSPNPPLPSAMSNNIRSPLLNSPKQFGHIRFQLNSKRLPNPNSNPIMKLHSSTSGAAKKRRKRNKNNQNNTINNQNLNMNMNNTPPLPPPELSLPKPAPPPPELPPEPPLPPMPVDVNPPLPPQEPQDCMSQNGLCNPSEDWPESLKDYVLRSYAKCRTEFDKNQVQIILKGKITQACQNGQLYKDWCKEPLPNIHSERQPFTGQVKTVPGQLSQFQNNNKKGLSPGLGARLGSRSSIASTLRGKSKSSSRSRSRSPVARKKSTSRSPRKNGSYSDTSTSSSEDSYKSDSKSSRRSKNKISDRLGVSKNKNQKSSKKQKPKDKKSSFYSTFGSEVEENKEVLQQRAARFGNNKSNVNNGYEKNASFVIDKFSDDNNLSGNFEWSDGHIVGTCQDLEKSFLRLTKAVNPCEIRPIEVLKLSLQNVKDKWVQKQDYFYACDQLKSIRQDLTVQGIRNEFTVEVYETHARIAIEKGDHEEFNQCQAQLILLYQNIGGSNRTEFVAYRILYYIFVKNTLDIMTVMKSLTKEEKSDECISFALKIRSAWGSGNFHKFFFLYCRAPFMTGYLLNWFIERERKDYLKCIIKSYRQSVSIDFLVQELAFENVEECFAFLEQFSLVFADSERTLLDCKSSMSALPCI is encoded by the exons ATGAATGATACAGAAGTAGCATCAATTCCACCTCCACCAGGTACTATCGACAATCCACCTTTGCCTCCAGAGCCACCTTCCAGTCCACCACCGCCTCCACCAGCTACAGAACATCCTCAAACAgccaatttatttttacaaaaccaAAATTGggctaattataataattatgtaTCCTACTATCAACAATATGCCCAATATTATCCATATCTCTTTATGTCAAGCCCCTATCCAGCTTATCAtaatcaatttaataaaaaggATGACTCAGTTCAGCCACCTTTGCCTCCAGGTTCTCCAAATCCGCCATTGCCCTCTGCTATGTCTAATAATATTAGATCTCCTCTATTGAATTCACCAAAGCAATTTGGCCATATTCGGTTTCAGTTAAATAGTAAACGGTTGCCTAATCCTAATAGTAATCCCATAATGAAGTTACACTCTTCAACTAGTGGTGCTGCTAAGAAAAGAAGGAAAAGGAAcaagaataatcaaaacaatacCATCAATAATCAAAACTTGAATATGAATATGAATAACACTCCTCCACTGCCTCCACCGGAGTTATCTCTTCCCAAACCTGCACCTCCTCCACCTGAACTTCCACCTGAACCACCACTACCCCCTATGCCAGTCGATGTGAATCCACCATTGCCCCCTCAAGAACCACAAGACTGTATGTCACAGAATGGATTATGTAATCCTTCTGAAGATTGGCCTGAATCTCTAAAGGACTATGTACTTCGCAGTTATGCAAAATGCAGGActgaatttgataaaaatcaagttcaaataattttaaaaggaAAAATAACTCAAGCATGCCAAAATGGCCAACTTTATAAAGATTGGTGTAAAGAACCTCTACCTAACATTCACAGTGAAAGACAACCTTTCACAGGTCAAGTCAAAACTGTGCCGGGACAGTTGAGCCAATTTCAGAACAACAATAAAAAAGGACTATCACCTGGTTTGGGAGCTAGATTGGGTTCAAGGTCAAGTATTGCAAGTACTTTAAGAGGAAAGAGTAAGTCTTCTTCTAGGTCTAGGTCTAGGTCACCTGTAGCAAGAAAGAAATCAACGTCAAGGAGTCCTAGGAAAAATGGATCTTACAG tgaCACTTCTACCTCCAGTAGTGAAGATAGCTACAAAAGCGATTCAAAATCTTCAAGACGGAGCAAGAACAAAATATCTGACAGGTTAGGTGTTTCaaagaataaaaatcaaaagtCATCTAAGAAACAGAAACCAAAAGACAAAAAATCTAGTTTCTATTCAACTTTTGGCAGTGAAGTTGAAGAAAATAAAGAAGTCCTACAGCAAAGAGCTGCTAGGTTTGGTAACAACAAATCTAATGTTAATAATGGATATGAGAAAAATGCAAGTTTTGTTATTGATAAGTTTTCTGATGATAACAATTTAAGTGGGAACTTTGAATGGTCGGATGGTCACATTGTGGGTACTTGTCAGGATTTAGAAAAATCATTCCTTCGACTGACAAAAGCCGTAAATCCGTGTGAAATCCGGCCAATCGAAGTCCTTAAATTATCGTTACAGAATGTTAAGGATAAATGGGTACAAAAGCAGGATTATTTCTACGCGTGTGATCAACTGAAGTCCATTCGTCAAGATTTAACG GTCCAAGGAATAAGGAACGAATTCACTGTAGAAGTTTATGAAACTCATGCCCGGATAGCCATCGAAAAGGGAGATCATGAAGAATTTAATCAATGTCAGGCTCAACTGATTTTGTTATATCAAAATATAGGGGGTTCAAATCGTACTGAATTTGTAGCTTACAGGATTCTTTATTATATATTCGTCAAGAACACCCTAG atATCATGACCGTCATGAAATCTCTCACAAAAGAAGAAAAGTCTGACGAATGCATATCGTTTGCATTAAAAATTCGGTCGGCTTGGGGTTCGGGCAATTTTCATAAATTCTTTTTTCTTTACTGTAGAGCTCCCTTCATGACCGGCTACCTCTTAAACTGGTTCATTGAAAGAGAGCGCAAAGATTATTTAAAATGCATTATAAAAAG CTATCGCCAGAGCGTTTCTATCGACTTCCTGGTTCAAGAGTTGGCTTTCGAAAATGTGGAGGAGTGTTTCGCGTTTTTAGAGCAGTTTTCTTTAGTTTTCGCCGATTCGGAAAGGACTTTACTCGATTGTAAGAGCAGTATGTCGGCTCTTCCTTGTATCTAG